GCGAGGCGGTGCCGCATCTGCCCAGCGGCGGCTCGATCATCGTGACGTCGTCGGTGCAGTCCGCAGACCCCTCGGCGGGGCTCATCGACTACGCGATGACGAAGTCGGCGCAGCGCGCGTTCGTCGAGGCGCTGGCCGAGGAGCTCGGGCCGCGCGGCATCCGCGTGAACGCCGTGGCGCCGGGCCCGATCTGGACGCCGCTCATCCCCGCGACCGGCTTCCCCGACGAGAAGATGGCCGAGTTCGGGCACGACACCCCGTTCGGTCGCGCTGGCCAGCCGTCGGAGCTCGCGGGCGCCTACGTCTACCTCGCGTCGGAGGAGGCGACGTACACGTCGGCCGCGGTCATCGGCGTCACGGGCGGTCGACCCGTGCCGTGATCCGTCAGGCGTCCTCCGCAGGGCGTCCGTGGATGCGCTGCTCGAGCGCCACGAGGTGGTGGGCGAGCGCGCCGGCAGCGGCGTCGGCCGCGGTCGACGGCGCATCCCAGGCGCGCAGCGCCTCGGCAGCACGCGCGCACGTGTCGACGATCGCGTCGGAGCCGCCGTGGTCGTCGACGGCGCGGGCGAGGTCGCGGAGCGCCTCCGCCAGGGATGCACGCGTCTCGGCGGGCAGGTCGTCGGGCACGGCGACGGTCGTGCGCTCGTCGGACACGACGGATGCGAGCGCCACGAGCTCGCGCACCGTCGCCCGCAGCTCACCCATGTGGACGGTGCTCATCGAGAGCGTATGCCTGCCGCCGATCGCACGCACGTTGGCGCGGCGCGTGCGCTGCGCATCCGTGAGTGCCGACTGCGCGTCGTCGACCGCGCGCTGCAGCCCGGCGGCGCGCTCCTCGAGCGACACGGCGGGCTGCTCGGCATCCTCGAGCTGGGCGGCCACGTCGTCGAGCAGCGACGCCGCGGCCGCGCGCAGCGTCGCGAGGCGACGCTCGAGGGGCAGGGTGCGCAGCGGCGGCAGGATCGCGAGGTGCACGACGGTGCCGATGACGAGTCCCATCGCGGTGAGCGCGACGTAGGCGGTGCCGAACATCTCGGGATCGCCGCCGCTCGACATGAGCACGAAGATCGCCGCGACGG
The sequence above is a segment of the Agrococcus jejuensis genome. Coding sequences within it:
- a CDS encoding aromatic acid exporter family protein, translating into MPSLAARVAASPGAAGRGIAAAVTPDRLVLAGKAALAAMIAWLAARLLPGFLDDYAYYAPFGAVVAMMPSAVDSLRTSLYTFLGLGLGGGLAVLAYLSALPALATVPIVIVVAVLVAGLMPIGPGRDYVPVAAIFVLMSSGGDPEMFGTAYVALTAMGLVIGTVVHLAILPPLRTLPLERRLATLRAAAASLLDDVAAQLEDAEQPAVSLEERAAGLQRAVDDAQSALTDAQRTRRANVRAIGGRHTLSMSTVHMGELRATVRELVALASVVSDERTTVAVPDDLPAETRASLAEALRDLARAVDDHGGSDAIVDTCARAAEALRAWDAPSTAADAAAGALAHHLVALEQRIHGRPAEDA